From Streptomyces sp. NBC_00370, a single genomic window includes:
- the ispG gene encoding flavodoxin-dependent (E)-4-hydroxy-3-methylbut-2-enyl-diphosphate synthase yields the protein MTAISLGMPSVPTKLAERRVSRQIQVGSVAVGGDAPVSVQSMTTTRTSDIGATLQQIAELTASGCQIVRVACPTQDDADALATIARKSQIPVIADIHFQPKYVFAAIDAGCAAVRVNPGNIKQFDDKVREIAKAALETRTPIRIGVNAGSLDARLLKKYGKATPEALVESALWEASLFEEHGFRDIKISVKHNDPVVMVNAYRQLAEQCDYPLHLGVTEAGPAFQGTIKSAVAFGALLSEGIGDTIRVSLSAPPAEEVKVGLQILESLNLKQRRLEIVSCPSCGRAQVDVYKLADEVSAGLEGMEVPLRVAVMGCVVNGPGEAREADLGVASGNGKGQIFVKGEVVKTVPESKIVETLIDEAMKIAEQMEKDGIASGQPEVAVS from the coding sequence ATGACTGCAATTTCACTCGGAATGCCGTCCGTTCCCACGAAGCTCGCCGAACGCAGGGTCAGCCGCCAGATCCAGGTCGGCTCGGTGGCGGTCGGCGGGGACGCACCGGTGTCGGTCCAGTCGATGACCACGACGCGTACGTCGGACATCGGCGCGACGCTCCAGCAGATCGCCGAGCTGACCGCGTCGGGGTGTCAGATCGTCCGAGTGGCGTGCCCGACGCAGGACGACGCGGACGCGCTGGCGACGATCGCGCGGAAGTCGCAGATCCCGGTGATCGCGGACATTCACTTCCAGCCGAAGTACGTCTTCGCGGCGATCGACGCGGGCTGTGCGGCGGTCCGGGTCAACCCCGGGAACATCAAGCAGTTCGACGACAAGGTGCGGGAGATCGCGAAGGCCGCGCTGGAGACCCGGACACCGATCCGGATCGGCGTCAACGCGGGCTCGCTGGACGCGCGGCTGCTGAAGAAGTACGGCAAGGCGACGCCGGAGGCCCTGGTGGAGTCGGCGCTGTGGGAGGCGTCGCTGTTCGAGGAGCACGGCTTCCGTGACATCAAGATCTCGGTGAAGCACAACGACCCGGTGGTGATGGTGAATGCCTACCGTCAGCTCGCCGAGCAGTGCGACTACCCGCTGCACCTCGGTGTGACGGAGGCGGGCCCGGCGTTCCAGGGGACCATCAAGTCGGCCGTGGCGTTCGGTGCGTTGCTCTCGGAGGGCATCGGGGACACGATCCGCGTCTCGCTGTCCGCCCCGCCGGCCGAAGAGGTCAAGGTCGGGCTGCAGATCCTGGAGTCGCTCAACCTGAAGCAGCGCCGGCTGGAGATCGTGTCCTGCCCCTCGTGCGGCCGGGCGCAGGTGGACGTGTACAAGCTCGCGGACGAGGTGTCGGCGGGACTTGAGGGCATGGAGGTGCCGCTGCGCGTCGCGGTCATGGGCTGTGTGGTGAACGGTCCGGGCGAGGCGCGCGAGGCCGATCTGGGTGTGGCGTCGGGCAACGGCAAGGGCCAGATCTTCGTGAAGGGCGAGGTCGTCAAGACCGTCCCCGAGTCGAAGATCGTGGAGACCCTGATCGACGAGGCCATGAAGATCGCCGAGCAGATGGAGAAGGACGGCATCGCCTCCGGCCAGCCCGAGGTCGCTGTCAGCTGA
- the nusA gene encoding transcription termination factor NusA has product MHIDVKLLKGLSQEKEIPFDLLVEAIESALLIAYHRTEGSRRHARVVLSRDNGDVTVWAKEDAADLEEGQEPKEFDDTPSDFGRIAATTARQVIQQRLRDAENDVTFGEYARREGDVVAGMVQQGKDPKNVLVKLDDKLEAILPVQEQVPGENYTHGLRLRTYVVRVAKGVRGPSVTLSRTHPNLVKKLFSLEVPEIADGSVEITAIAREAGHRSKIAVRSLRSGLNAKGACIGPMGARVRNVMAELLGEKIDIVDWSEDPAEMVANALSPARVSKVEIVDMAARSARVTVPDYQLSLAIGKEGQNARLAARLTGWRIDIRPDTEQSESADQAEADHA; this is encoded by the coding sequence GTGCATATCGACGTGAAGCTCTTGAAGGGCTTGTCACAAGAGAAGGAGATCCCCTTCGACCTGCTGGTCGAGGCGATCGAGTCCGCCCTCCTCATCGCGTACCACCGCACCGAAGGCAGCCGCCGGCACGCACGCGTCGTACTGAGCCGGGACAACGGCGATGTGACGGTGTGGGCCAAGGAGGACGCGGCCGATCTGGAGGAGGGGCAGGAGCCCAAGGAGTTCGACGACACGCCTTCGGACTTCGGCCGGATCGCGGCGACCACCGCGCGCCAGGTCATCCAGCAGCGGCTGCGGGACGCCGAGAACGACGTCACGTTCGGCGAGTACGCGCGCCGCGAGGGCGACGTCGTGGCCGGCATGGTGCAGCAGGGCAAGGACCCGAAGAACGTCCTCGTCAAGCTGGACGACAAGCTGGAGGCCATCCTTCCGGTGCAGGAACAGGTGCCGGGCGAGAACTACACGCACGGGCTGCGGCTGCGCACCTATGTGGTCCGGGTGGCCAAGGGCGTACGCGGTCCTTCGGTGACGCTGTCCCGTACCCACCCCAATCTGGTGAAGAAGCTGTTCTCGCTGGAGGTGCCCGAGATCGCCGACGGGTCCGTCGAGATCACGGCCATCGCCCGGGAGGCAGGGCACCGCAGCAAGATCGCCGTGCGGTCGCTGCGGTCGGGTCTGAACGCCAAGGGCGCTTGCATCGGCCCGATGGGGGCGCGGGTGCGTAACGTGATGGCCGAGCTGCTGGGCGAGAAGATCGACATCGTCGACTGGTCGGAGGACCCGGCCGAGATGGTGGCGAACGCGCTGTCGCCCGCCCGTGTCAGCAAGGTCGAGATCGTCGACATGGCCGCCCGCTCGGCACGGGTGACCGTGCCGGACTACCAGCTGTCGCTCGCGATCGGCAAGGAAGGGCAGAACGCCCGGCTCGCCGCGCGGCTCACCGGCTGGCGCATCGACATCCGTCCCGACACCGAGCAGTCCGAGTCCGCAGATCAGGCCGAGGCGGATCACGCGTGA
- a CDS encoding GNAT family N-acetyltransferase, translating to MTQTTTRVLEPSELGAALAILESEPVANAFVTSRVQVAGLDPWRLGGEMWGWYADGHLRSLCYSGANLVPICATREAVRGFADRARRTGRRCSSIVGPVEATTQLWRLLEPSWGPAREVRANQPLMVTEQIPATVTPDPYVRRIRKDELETIMPACVAMFTEEVGVSPLAGDGGLLYQARVAELVGAGRSFARIDNGKVIFKAEIGAATHRACQIQGVWVDPAYRGQGLSETGMAAVVRYALADVAPVVSLYVNDYNAPARAAYRRVGFREVGAFMSVLF from the coding sequence TTGACGCAGACCACCACCCGGGTCCTCGAACCCAGCGAACTCGGCGCAGCGCTCGCCATCCTTGAGAGCGAGCCGGTCGCCAACGCCTTCGTGACCTCGCGCGTCCAGGTGGCGGGACTCGACCCGTGGCGCCTCGGCGGCGAGATGTGGGGCTGGTACGCCGACGGACATCTGCGCTCGCTCTGCTACTCCGGTGCCAACCTCGTCCCCATCTGCGCCACCCGCGAGGCCGTACGCGGCTTCGCCGACCGTGCCCGCCGCACCGGGCGCCGCTGCTCGTCCATCGTCGGACCCGTCGAAGCCACCACCCAGCTGTGGCGGCTGCTGGAACCCAGCTGGGGCCCCGCCCGCGAGGTCAGGGCCAACCAGCCGCTGATGGTCACCGAGCAGATCCCCGCCACCGTCACGCCCGACCCGTACGTGCGCCGGATCCGCAAGGACGAACTCGAAACGATCATGCCGGCCTGTGTGGCGATGTTCACCGAAGAGGTCGGCGTCTCACCGCTCGCCGGCGACGGCGGCCTCCTCTACCAGGCGCGTGTGGCCGAACTCGTCGGCGCGGGGCGCTCGTTCGCCCGGATCGACAACGGCAAGGTCATCTTCAAGGCCGAGATCGGCGCCGCCACCCACCGGGCCTGCCAGATCCAGGGGGTCTGGGTCGACCCCGCCTATCGCGGCCAGGGCCTGTCCGAGACCGGAATGGCCGCTGTCGTCCGGTACGCGCTGGCCGACGTCGCCCCCGTCGTGAGCCTGTACGTGAACGACTACAACGCCCCCGCCAGGGCCGCCTACCGCCGGGTCGGTTTCCGTGAGGTGGGCGCCTTCATGAGCGTGCTGTTCTGA
- a CDS encoding GNAT family N-acetyltransferase: MLSIPGDDPRTPDVQVGPVDLTARVDDALAVQALAFGLSDDEIDVRRHIVLRHLMYPGCRSFGATTDEGKLVGFVYGLPNQRTHWWSTVVEPYLRRTESDSWLDDSFVITELHVHPGYQARGIGRALITVITDGVTQSRSILSAIDVESPARHLYRQLGYQDLARQVHFPSAARPYAVMGATLPLRRPGAVASDA; this comes from the coding sequence ATGCTGAGCATCCCCGGGGACGACCCCCGGACCCCCGACGTGCAGGTAGGGCCGGTCGATCTCACCGCTCGCGTGGACGACGCCCTCGCCGTACAGGCCCTCGCGTTCGGGCTCAGCGACGACGAGATCGACGTACGCCGGCACATCGTGCTCCGGCATCTGATGTACCCCGGCTGCCGCTCCTTCGGGGCCACCACGGACGAGGGCAAACTCGTCGGGTTCGTCTACGGGCTGCCCAACCAGCGCACGCACTGGTGGTCGACCGTCGTCGAGCCGTATCTGCGCAGGACCGAGTCGGACAGCTGGCTCGACGACTCCTTCGTCATCACCGAACTCCACGTCCACCCCGGCTACCAGGCCAGGGGCATCGGACGCGCGCTGATCACCGTCATCACCGACGGGGTCACCCAGTCCCGGTCGATCCTGTCGGCGATCGACGTCGAGAGCCCGGCCCGGCATCTGTACCGCCAGCTCGGCTACCAGGACCTCGCGCGCCAGGTCCACTTCCCGAGCGCGGCACGGCCGTACGCGGTGATGGGGGCGACGCTGCCGTTGCGCAGACCCGGGGCGGTCGCCTCGGACGCGTGA
- a CDS encoding YlxR family protein gives MSGRTKARACPERTCVGCRERAAKSDLLRIVVDGEQCVPDQRGTLPGRGAYMHPALVCLDLAVRRRAFPRAFRVQGPLDSVDLRQAVEAITAQAAL, from the coding sequence GTGTCTGGCCGGACGAAGGCCCGAGCCTGCCCTGAGCGAACGTGCGTGGGGTGCCGGGAACGAGCGGCCAAAAGCGATCTGCTGCGCATCGTGGTGGACGGTGAACAATGTGTTCCCGATCAACGCGGTACGCTGCCCGGCCGGGGTGCGTATATGCACCCCGCCTTGGTCTGTCTTGATCTGGCGGTCCGCCGCCGGGCGTTCCCCCGGGCCTTCCGGGTCCAGGGACCGCTCGACAGCGTGGACCTGCGCCAGGCCGTCGAGGCAATCACAGCGCAGGCAGCACTGTAA
- the rimP gene encoding ribosome maturation factor RimP, translating to MSTTQSERLRGLLEPLVSAKNLDLEEVEVSRAGRRRVLRIVVDSDDGVDLDECAELSRTISTTLDETDAMGEDEYQLEVTSPGAERPLTEHRHYVRAVGRLARFQLPEGELVARILAVDDEGLDVEVPGVKGRKPTARRLEFAQIAKARVELEFSRKDKKEEEA from the coding sequence ATGAGCACCACCCAGAGCGAGAGGCTGCGCGGACTGCTGGAACCGCTCGTCAGCGCCAAGAACCTTGATCTGGAAGAGGTCGAGGTCTCCCGGGCCGGTCGGCGTCGTGTACTGAGGATCGTCGTGGACTCCGACGACGGCGTGGATCTCGACGAGTGCGCCGAGCTGAGCCGCACCATCTCCACGACGCTGGACGAGACCGACGCCATGGGCGAGGACGAGTACCAGCTCGAAGTGACATCACCCGGGGCCGAGCGCCCGCTGACCGAGCACCGCCACTATGTGCGCGCCGTCGGCAGGCTCGCCAGGTTCCAGCTTCCCGAGGGCGAGCTGGTGGCCCGGATCCTGGCCGTGGACGACGAGGGCCTTGATGTCGAGGTGCCCGGGGTGAAGGGGCGGAAGCCCACCGCCCGCCGGCTGGAGTTCGCGCAGATCGCCAAGGCGCGTGTCGAGCTCGAATTCAGCCGCAAGGACAAGAAGGAAGAGGAGGCGTAG
- a CDS encoding proline--tRNA ligase — protein sequence MPQVQRMSRLMAKTLRDDPADAETLSHKLLMRAGYVRRTSAGIWSWLPLGKKVLDNVSRVVREEMDAIGAQEVLLPALLPREPYEASGRWEEYGDLLFRLKDRKGADYLLGPTHEEIFTQLVKDQCTSYKDLPVMLYQIQTKYRDEARPRSGVLRGREFQMKDSYSFDTTDEALAESYALHRAAYQAIFKRLGLDFRIVSAVSGAMGGSASEEFLAPAAAGEDTFVDCPACDYAANTEAVTFVAPAVGAVDHPAVEELDTPDTPTIESLAALLGVPASATLKNLLVKVDGEIVAVGVPGDREVDLGKLGEHLAPAVVELVTAEDFEDRPDLVRGYVGPQDLKVRYIADPRIAPGTAWITGANRTGTHARNVVAGRDFEVDDYLDVVVVEAGDPCPACGAGLTLDRAIEIGHIFQLGRKYADTFQLDVLGQQGKPVRVTMGSYGIGVSRAVAALAEQSADEQGLCWPREIAPADVHVVAAGKALQTELAVSVSEQLAAAGLRVLVDERPGVSPGVKFTDAELIGVPQILVAGRRSAEGVLELKDRRSGEREELTVAEAVARLTAV from the coding sequence ATGCCCCAGGTCCAGCGCATGTCCCGTTTGATGGCCAAGACATTGCGCGACGACCCGGCCGACGCGGAGACGCTCAGCCACAAGCTGCTCATGCGCGCGGGTTACGTCCGCCGCACCTCCGCCGGCATCTGGAGCTGGCTGCCGCTGGGCAAGAAGGTCCTCGACAACGTCTCGCGCGTCGTACGCGAGGAGATGGACGCGATCGGCGCGCAGGAGGTGCTGCTGCCCGCACTGCTGCCCAGGGAGCCGTACGAGGCGAGCGGCCGCTGGGAGGAGTACGGCGACCTGCTGTTCCGGCTCAAGGACCGCAAGGGCGCCGACTATCTGCTCGGCCCGACGCACGAAGAGATCTTCACGCAGCTCGTCAAGGACCAGTGCACGTCCTACAAGGACCTGCCGGTGATGCTCTACCAGATCCAGACGAAGTACCGCGACGAGGCCAGGCCGCGCTCGGGCGTGCTGCGCGGGCGCGAGTTCCAGATGAAGGACTCGTACTCCTTCGACACCACGGACGAGGCCCTGGCCGAGTCGTACGCCCTGCACCGCGCCGCCTACCAGGCCATCTTCAAGCGGCTCGGGCTCGACTTCCGGATCGTCTCCGCGGTCTCCGGCGCGATGGGCGGCTCTGCGTCGGAGGAGTTCCTGGCACCGGCAGCGGCGGGCGAGGACACGTTCGTGGACTGCCCGGCGTGCGACTACGCGGCCAACACGGAGGCGGTGACGTTCGTGGCGCCGGCGGTTGGTGCCGTCGACCACCCTGCCGTCGAGGAGCTGGACACGCCGGACACCCCGACCATCGAGTCGCTCGCCGCGCTCCTCGGGGTGCCCGCTTCGGCCACGCTGAAGAACCTGCTGGTCAAGGTCGACGGCGAGATCGTCGCCGTCGGTGTGCCGGGCGACCGCGAGGTCGACCTCGGCAAGCTCGGCGAACACCTCGCCCCCGCGGTGGTGGAGCTGGTCACCGCCGAGGACTTCGAGGACCGGCCGGATCTGGTACGCGGCTACGTGGGCCCGCAGGACCTGAAGGTCCGCTACATCGCCGACCCCCGGATCGCGCCGGGCACGGCGTGGATCACCGGCGCGAACCGGACGGGTACGCACGCGCGCAACGTGGTCGCCGGGCGGGACTTCGAGGTCGACGACTACCTGGACGTCGTGGTGGTCGAGGCGGGCGACCCGTGCCCGGCGTGCGGTGCGGGCCTGACCCTGGACCGCGCGATCGAGATCGGCCATATCTTCCAGCTCGGCCGCAAGTACGCCGACACGTTCCAGCTCGACGTGCTCGGGCAGCAGGGCAAGCCGGTGCGGGTGACGATGGGCTCGTACGGCATCGGCGTCTCGCGCGCGGTGGCGGCGCTGGCCGAGCAGTCGGCGGACGAGCAGGGGCTGTGCTGGCCGCGCGAGATCGCGCCGGCGGACGTGCATGTCGTGGCGGCGGGCAAGGCGCTGCAGACGGAGCTGGCCGTGTCGGTATCCGAGCAGTTGGCCGCCGCCGGGCTGCGGGTGCTGGTGGACGAGCGTCCCGGGGTGTCGCCGGGCGTGAAGTTCACGGACGCCGAGCTGATCGGTGTGCCGCAGATCCTGGTGGCGGGGCGGCGCTCGGCGGAGGGTGTGCTGGAGCTGAAGGACCGGCGCAGTGGTGAGCGCGAGGAGCTGACGGTGGCGGAGGCGGTGGCTCGGCTCACCGCGGTCTGA
- a CDS encoding M50 family metallopeptidase, producing MTILLTVLGIVIFAVGLLFSIAFHEMGHLSTAKMFGIRVPQYMVGFGPTIWSKRKNDTEYGIKAIPLGGYIRMIGMFPPGADGRIESRSTSPWRSMVEDARSAAFEELQPGDEKLLFYTRKPWKRVIVMFAGPFMNLILAVAIFLGVAMSYGFQTQTTDVAAVQQCVISQSAKRQTCEKGDPVSPAKAAGLKQGDKIVAFNGRKVADWSTLSDLIRKTIGPATITVQRDGSEQVLHAKLLSNTVLKKDSNGDVVQDKYVPAGYLGFAASTKIVPLTFSQSVDRMGTMIEDSAKRIVDLPSEIPALWRAAFDGGERKADSPVGVVGAARIGGEVMTLHVPAQSQIAMLLFLLAGFNLSLFLFNMLPLLPLDGGHIAGALWEALRRNVARVFSRPDPGPFDVAKLMPVAYVVAGLFICFTALVFIADVVNPVKIS from the coding sequence ATGACGATCCTGTTGACGGTCCTTGGCATAGTCATTTTCGCCGTGGGGCTGCTCTTCTCCATCGCCTTCCACGAGATGGGCCATCTCTCGACGGCCAAGATGTTCGGCATCCGGGTGCCCCAGTACATGGTGGGATTCGGGCCGACGATCTGGTCGAAGAGGAAGAACGACACGGAGTACGGGATCAAGGCGATCCCGCTCGGCGGCTACATCCGCATGATCGGGATGTTCCCGCCGGGCGCCGACGGCCGGATCGAGTCCCGGTCCACCTCGCCCTGGCGCAGCATGGTCGAGGACGCGCGCTCCGCCGCGTTCGAGGAACTGCAGCCCGGTGACGAGAAGCTGCTGTTCTACACGCGCAAGCCCTGGAAGCGCGTCATCGTGATGTTCGCAGGGCCGTTCATGAACCTGATCCTCGCCGTCGCGATCTTCCTCGGCGTGGCGATGTCGTACGGCTTCCAGACGCAGACCACCGACGTCGCCGCCGTCCAGCAGTGCGTCATCTCACAGAGCGCGAAGCGCCAGACCTGTGAGAAGGGCGACCCGGTCTCGCCGGCCAAGGCCGCGGGACTGAAGCAGGGCGACAAGATCGTCGCCTTCAACGGCCGGAAGGTCGCGGACTGGAGCACGCTCTCCGACCTGATCCGCAAGACGATCGGCCCCGCCACCATCACCGTCCAGCGCGACGGCTCGGAGCAGGTGCTGCACGCCAAGCTGCTCAGCAACACCGTCCTGAAGAAGGACTCCAACGGCGATGTCGTGCAGGACAAGTACGTACCCGCCGGCTACCTCGGCTTCGCCGCCTCCACCAAGATCGTCCCGCTGACCTTCTCGCAGTCCGTCGACCGCATGGGCACCATGATCGAGGACAGTGCCAAGCGGATCGTCGACCTGCCGTCCGAGATCCCCGCGCTGTGGCGCGCGGCCTTCGACGGCGGTGAGCGCAAGGCGGACTCGCCGGTCGGCGTGGTCGGCGCCGCCCGGATCGGCGGCGAGGTGATGACGCTGCACGTGCCGGCGCAGAGCCAGATCGCGATGCTGCTGTTCCTGCTCGCCGGGTTCAACCTCTCGCTGTTCCTCTTCAACATGCTGCCGCTGCTGCCGCTCGACGGCGGGCACATCGCGGGGGCGCTGTGGGAGGCGCTGCGGCGCAACGTGGCGCGGGTCTTCAGCCGGCCCGACCCGGGCCCCTTCGACGTGGCGAAGCTCATGCCGGTCGCCTATGTGGTGGCGGGGCTGTTCATCTGCTTCACGGCGCTCGTCTTCATCGCCGACGTGGTCAACCCGGTAAAGATCAGCTGA
- a CDS encoding aminoglycoside phosphotransferase family protein, whose product MAFEPPERLLRTLGETYGESAATPWLDRLPALAQETVTRQGLTVERVVAPGGRSSLVMLVRRSDDSPATLKIAPPFAAPALEHAALAHWKGWGAAEVLDDALLLERLHPEMSLRSLPEAKALLEAAGTLRRLWVEPPADHGFETVETRTERQAKTMAATQDETAAPLITAALQARADLMTGPTETMLLHGAFRQGKVLAGDRTPWLAVGPEPLVGERAYDLARLVRDRVEDLVASDAGASAARRRINRLADSLDVDRDRLRAWTLFRAVESATRALTARHRQAAELLLEFAAWL is encoded by the coding sequence ATGGCTTTTGAACCGCCGGAGCGTCTGCTGCGCACGCTCGGCGAGACGTACGGAGAATCCGCGGCCACCCCGTGGCTCGACCGACTACCCGCCCTCGCCCAGGAAACGGTCACCCGTCAGGGCCTGACCGTCGAACGGGTCGTGGCGCCCGGCGGCCGGAGCAGCCTGGTGATGCTCGTACGCAGGAGCGACGACTCCCCCGCCACTCTCAAGATCGCTCCACCCTTCGCCGCCCCCGCTCTCGAACACGCGGCCCTGGCCCACTGGAAGGGCTGGGGCGCGGCGGAGGTCCTGGACGACGCACTGCTGCTGGAGCGCCTGCACCCCGAGATGTCCCTGCGCTCGCTCCCGGAGGCCAAGGCCCTGCTGGAGGCGGCGGGCACACTGCGACGCCTGTGGGTGGAGCCGCCGGCGGACCACGGGTTCGAAACGGTGGAGACCCGCACGGAACGCCAGGCCAAAACGATGGCCGCGACCCAGGACGAAACCGCGGCCCCCCTGATCACAGCAGCGCTCCAGGCCCGAGCGGACCTCATGACCGGTCCGACGGAGACCATGCTCCTGCACGGCGCGTTCCGCCAGGGAAAGGTCCTGGCGGGCGACCGGACACCGTGGCTGGCCGTGGGCCCCGAGCCGCTGGTAGGCGAGCGGGCGTACGACCTGGCGAGGCTGGTACGCGACCGGGTGGAAGACCTGGTCGCCTCGGACGCCGGCGCTTCGGCAGCCCGACGCCGGATCAACCGGCTGGCGGACTCCCTGGACGTCGACCGTGACCGGCTGCGCGCCTGGACGCTGTTCCGCGCCGTGGAATCCGCAACCCGCGCCCTGACGGCCCGTCACCGCCAGGCGGCCGAGCTGCTGTTGGAGTTCGCGGCCTGGCTGTGA
- a CDS encoding ferritin-like domain-containing protein: MSSGALEAAQAALAAEHAAVYGYGVVGGRIGTARGAEASAAYAAHRARRDALARTVRDLGGEPTAAAAAYTLPFPVAGATSAERLAARLEDRVADVYSDLVRAAEGPLRQQAADALREAAVRAARWRGTGVAFPGLAERS, translated from the coding sequence ATGAGCAGCGGTGCGCTGGAGGCGGCACAGGCCGCACTCGCCGCCGAACACGCGGCCGTGTACGGGTACGGGGTCGTCGGCGGCCGGATCGGCACGGCCCGCGGCGCTGAGGCGTCGGCGGCCTACGCGGCACACCGCGCCCGGCGCGACGCCCTGGCCCGTACCGTCCGCGACCTGGGCGGCGAACCCACCGCCGCAGCGGCCGCCTACACGCTGCCGTTCCCCGTGGCGGGGGCGACGTCGGCGGAACGCCTGGCCGCCCGCCTGGAGGACAGGGTCGCCGACGTCTACTCCGACCTCGTACGCGCCGCCGAAGGCCCACTGCGCCAGCAGGCCGCCGACGCGCTGCGCGAGGCAGCGGTGCGCGCGGCGCGCTGGCGCGGCACCGGCGTAGCCTTTCCCGGACTCGCCGAGCGGTCGTGA